Proteins found in one Amblyraja radiata isolate CabotCenter1 unplaced genomic scaffold, sAmbRad1.1.pri S158, whole genome shotgun sequence genomic segment:
- the LOC116969345 gene encoding speedy protein 1-A-like, protein MRHHQTRAQNHSSVTIQVKPGVSKLSRQSRDLVPRKQRLQERGEGEGSKMSKLSKEPPFVIKHQELDAFLKLLDDEVIQDFLWMDSCCRIADKYLMAMVLTYFKRAVLHTSEYSRMNFFVALYLANDMEEDEEQYKYEIFPWALGENWRKLVPNFLKLRLDLWAQMNYRAAVSRHCCEQVIAAIPSHYTWHRDRPAHHSGATRSYLQKEMVPSPPGPNGTPPFCTLCTRTRCFLGLDLDSSSSPENLPLFDNDWPQDLFILSPAMLIDHDREGTTPVAV, encoded by the exons ATGAGGCACCACCAGACCCGCGCACAGAATCACTCCTCGGTCACCATCCAGGTGAAGCCAGGTGTTTCGAAATTGTCGCGTCAGAGCCGGGATTTGGTGCCTCGGAAGCAGAGGTTGCAGGAGAGGGGTGAAGGGGAAGGCAGCAAGATGTCAAAACTCTCAAAAGAGCCTCCGTTTGTAATAAAACACCAAGAGTTGGACGCCTTCCTTAAGCTGCTTG ATGATGAGGTGATTCAGGACTTCCTGTGGATGGACAGTTGCTGTAGAATTGCAGACAAG TATTTGATGGCCATGGTCCTGACTTACTTCAAACGGGCAGTCCTTCACACAAGTGAATACTCGAGGATGAACTTCTTTGTGGCGCT GTACCTGGCGAACGACATGGAAGAGGATGAGGAGCAGTACAAGTACGAAATCTTCCCGTGGGCGCTCGGCGAGAACTGGCGGAAGCTGGTCCCCAATTTCCTCAAACTCCGGCTCGACCTTTGGGCTCAGATGAACTACAGGGCAGCCGTGAGCCGCCACTGCTGCGAGCAG GTGATTGCCGCAATCCCTTCTCACTACACCTGGCACCGGGATCGCCCTGCCCACCACAGTGGTGCCACTCGGAGTTACCTGCAGAAAGAGATGGTGCCTTCTCCACCGGGGCCCAACGGTACGCCCCCCTTCTGCACCCTCTGCACCCGCACCCGCTGCTTCCTGGGACTTGATCTGGACTCCTCGTCCTCCCCAGAaaacctgcccttgttcgacaacgACTGGCCCCAAGATCTCTTCATCCTGTCTCCGGCCATGTTGATAGACCACGACAGAGAAGGTACGACTCCAGTAGCCGTTTGA
- the LOC116969347 gene encoding maestro heat-like repeat-containing protein family member 1, whose amino-acid sequence MDACKMESCKAEASLAALTDAAFDKDEGVRRQIGQSLYDLGCHNPEQVLVSCLDFLLKHGQLAQGHRTAILQSMERVVRDTICRVGQPLAKKMIALASEEMIRSNESAVNWKEAASNLLVALGSRFSDEILEEILQKLQPGTLPQFFVVQTLANLSVANIQGIVPYLPTTLQTMLPMLHLAKQDNMKWVFTSAMGLFSKSILEYLSTVDKTSKPVLNKDVFSEEIYAAYRILFINWLRNKDIKLRTAIVVALSYMVHLLPADRVEEELPRFVAGILGLYKKRCEPFYVTQCLRNILEAGVEIASHMPETQMDTLLPQLHHQICTPVDPANELSRRNHAEVLHCFVILSHVSVDSLIKFLLQKLANNNEKVRFGTLTILDHIVRTGFKPLETKKALIVCSMKQALQDNDNKVKKMLAQVIGSMGEHGYLQLEGGTTLVEFLIQLCGLVPSENPSWLQMQEAADQVSDEELRKLCEGTMDFLVTLDVMEDVLWPFLLEFVTPVHYTNALTTVCRCLEKVGARKRQEKLETHALNYNERLGMPKPHSLLTRLLAVSATPYAGQGRGAAALRLLQVLSPNIQPEVVKLWDEELPQLTQYLSENQEDTLPQKLWEDKLFFFLSRTLETVTDEKWTWQLSEEMTRHIHSYHAYPKEKAFLYKCVGIVLGQTNNKEVINNELQEMLLSVQHNEALEREGLATGIGFCAMSHLDETLAKLDDFVKMDIVKKTASFFNILKEKLDGDMERVKSTLILCYGYVALYAPESLILQRIEIHILDHIISLSNTKVLGIKVETKDLMIKLTLIKAVTLIAKAVYANKGKHHFKFSRREEVLSYMQDLITGEPKAHLKTRVRQSAINACTHLIRLEPRLNEMESSELLRNCLEAVFSFLPLDTEKRKDTKKLKEREVLHSETVGALHELLKEFLTQNLTSDGLEFIFKHVQEWMVSVKDHERERSVEAMLALLTFYRERFKTVNMGTFHNLGMLVGRFVPRCADPVLSIRYMAMESLYTLLYIQVRYEGCLVNQMDDLVDHLRTIKDQLQNPDSHMLFQICYDIAKVISNKLPRQQLPPLLFTLFEGLSDFHSTCSSATSVVMNTLVRKHGEALKDHVPDILDQLQARMQTIPLEQVRFSVIHFISILTSQCLLGVLTYLLFRPLPYDKYTSAIWHSLAREAKLAAATMDCLVGKLNAYLGHDEKREAGFGKKPQATGSPEAVAIIYALNEMVSNPESTESVVTLYPKLFGTLVLFLSFLVSEKMAEGQGKSSSKRKKLSLQLQSPPQVNVWDSTVETLKMTLVRGRTDEVVALMEDEGGWELMKSAEEHQRGVSVLARAASRHSACHLPDIVRCLEPVLLGAHEHQRLTVAAFFGELLAQPALQGLSMTDSLVGSLLQGLEDTSPTVHWLSMRGLGNVALGSPQKISKYSEKLLAAMVSGLEEKAELDDLVALEAMSGLSKVVRQLEEQDVRNVLGGVVAAVQPFFENENERLRAAAFAAFGNLSRFACDGSRQPFLENVHHSLVSLLLHLNDSSPEVSRACKTVLHLVGPHLCSDGICAVFQTELLEEAHSRYWEFIGQLTKLIVSDFPDNVSLYLTGSMSFFKSMLPEIRGNAVILAGFLLYNLPKDYVETSMDENVCVAIIMMLHDVSPCVRIKAAKVLGLYRGF is encoded by the coding sequence ATGGACGCCTGCAAGATGGAGTCGTGCAAGGCGGAGGCCTCGCTGGCGGCCCTGACGGATGCGGCCTTCGACAAGGACGAGGGGGTGCGACGTCAGATCGGCCAGTCCCTCTACGACCTGGGCTGCCACAACCCCGAGCAGGTGCTGGTCTCCTGCCTGGACTTCCTGCTCAAGCACGGCCAGCTGGCCCAGGGCCACCGCACCGCCATCCTCCAGAGCATGGAGCGGGTGGTGAGGGACACCATCTGCCGGGTGGGGCAGCCGTTGGCCAAGAAGATGATCGCCCTGGCCTCCGAGGAGATGATCCGCTCTAACGAGTCGGCCGTCAACTGGAAGGAGGCCGCCAGCAACCTCCTGGTGGCCCTGGGCTCCAGGTTCAGCGACGAGATCCTGGAGGAGATCCTGCAGAAGTTGCAGCCGGGCACCTTGCCACAGTTCTTTGTGGTGCAGACCCTGGCCAACCTGTCGGTGGCCAACATCCAGGGCATCGTGCCCTACCTGCCCACCACCCTGCAGACTATGCTGCCCATGCTCCACCTGGCCAAGCAGGACAACATGAAGTGGGTCTTCACCTCGGCCATGGGCCTCTTCAGCAAGAGCATCCTGGAGTACCTCTCCACCGTGGACAAGACCTCCAAGCCCGTCCTGAACAAGGACGTCTTCTCCGAGGAGATCTACGCCGCCTACCGGATCCTCTTCATCAACTGGCTGAGGAACAAGGACATCAAGCTGAGGACGGCCATCGTGGTGGCCCTGAGCTACATGGTCCACCTGTTGCCAGCCGACCGGGTGGAGGAGGAGCTGCCCCGATTTGTGGCCGGCATCCTGGGCCTCTACAAGAAGCGGTGCGAGCCCTTCTACGTCACGCAGTGCCTACGCAATATCCTGGAGGCCGGGGTGGAGATCGCCAGCCACATGCCCGAGACCCAGatggacaccctcctcccccagctCCACCACCAGATCTGCACGCCGGTCGACCCGGCCAACGAGCTGAGCCGCAGGAACCACGCCGAGGTCCTCCACTGCTTCGTCATCCTCTCCCACGTCTCCGTCGACAGCCTCATCAAGTTCCTCCTGCAGAAGCTGGCCAACAACAACGAGAAGGTGCGCTTCGGAACCCTGACCATCCTCGACCACATCGTCCGCACCGGATTCAAGCCGCTGGAGACCAAGAAGGCCCTGATTGTGTGCAGCATGAAGCAGGCCCTGCAGGACAACGACAACAAGGTGAAGAAGATGCTGGCCCAGGTGATCGGCAGCATGGGGGAGCACGGCTACCTCCAGCTGGAAGGCGGGACCACCCTGGTGGAGTTCCTCATCCAGCTGTGCGGCCTGGTCCCCTCCGAGAACCCCTCCTGGCTCCAGATGCAGGAGGCCGCCGACCAGGTCAGTGACGAGGAGCTCCGCAAACTCTGCGAGGGCACCATGGACTTCCTGGTCACCTTGGACGTCATGGAGGACGTGCTGTGGCCCTTCCTCCTGGAGTTTGTCACGCCCGTCCACTACACCAACGCCCTGACTACCGTCTGCCGCTGCCTGGAGAAGGTGGGTGCTAGGAAGAGGCAGGAGAAGCTGGAGACCCACGCGCTGAACTACAACGAGAGGCTGGGAATGCCCAAACCGCACTCCCTGCTGACCCGCCTGCTGGCCGTGTCGGCCACCCCTTACGCCGGTCAGGGTCGAGGGGCCGCTGCCCTGCGTCTCCTTCAGGTCCTCAGCCCCAACATCCAGCCCGAGGTGGTGAAGCTGTGGGACGAGGAGCTGCCGCAGTTGACCCAGTACCTGTCGGAGAATCAGGAGGACACCCTCCCGCAGAAGCTGTGGGAGGACAAGCTCTTCTTCTTCCTCAGCCGCACCTTGGAGACGGTGACGGACGAGAAGTGGACCTGGCAGCTGAGCGAGGAGATGACCCGCCACATCCACAGCTACCACGCCTACCCCAAGGAGAAGGCCTTCCTCTACAAGTGCGTGGGCATCGTGCTGGGCCAGACCAACAACAAGGAGGTGATCAACAACGAGCTGCAGGAGATGCTGCTCAGCGTACAGCACAACGAGGCCCTGGAGCGCGAGGGGCTGGCGACTGGCATCGGCTTCTGCGCCATGTCCCACCTGGACGAGACCCTGGCCAAGCTGGACGACTTTGTCAAGATGGACATCGTGAAGAAGACCGCCAGCTTCTTCAACATCCTGAAGGAGAAGCTGGACGGGGACATGGAGAGGGTGAAGAGCACCCTGATCCTCTGCTATGGCTACGTGGCCCTCTACGCCCCCGAGAGTCTGATCCTCCAGCGCATCGAGATCCACATCTTGGACCACATCATCAGCCTCTCCAACACCAAGGTGCTGGGCATCAAGGTGGAGACCAAGGACCTGATGATCAAGCTGACCCTCATCAAGGCCGTCACTCTGATCGCCAAGGCAGTCTATGCCAACAAGGGCAAGCACCACTTCAAGTTCAGCCGCAGGGAGGAGGTGCTGTCCTACATGCAGGACCTCATCACCGGCGAGCCCAAAGCCCACCTCAAGACCCGGGTGCGGCAGTCCGCCATCAACGCCTGCACCCACCTCATCCGCCTGGAGCCCCGGCTCAACGAGATGGAGTCGTCCGAGCTGCTCCGCAACTGCCTGGAGGCCGTCTTCTCCTTCCTGCCGCTCGACACGGAGAAGCGGAAGGACACGAAGAAGTTGAAGGAGCGCGAGGTGCTGCACAGCGAGACGGTGGGGGCCCTACACGAGCTGCTGAAGGAGTTCCTCACCCAGAACCTCACCTCCGACGGCCTGGAGTTCATCTTCAAGCACGTGCAGGAGTGGATGGTGTCTGTCAAGGACCACGAGAGGGAGCGCTCGGTCGAGGCCATGTTGGCCCTGTTGACCTTCTACCGAGAGAGGTTCAAGACAGTCAACATGGGCACCTTCCACAACCTGGGCATGCTGGTGGGCCGCTTTGTGCCACGCTGTGCCGACCCGGTCCTCTCCATTCGCTACATGGCCATGGAGAGCTTGTACACTCTCCTCTACATCCAGGTGCGCTACGAGGGCTGCCTGGTCAACCAGATGGACGACCTGGTTGACCACCTCCGCACCATCAAGGACCAGCTGCAGAACCCCGACAGCCACATGCTCTTCCAGATCTGCTACGACATCGCCAAGGTCATCTCCAACAAGCTGCCCAGGCAGcagctcccccctctcctcttcaccctcttcgAGGGGCTGTCCGACTTCCACTCCACCTGCTCCAGCGCCACCTCGGTGGTGATGAACACCCTGGTGCGCAAGCACGGCGAGGCACTGAAGGACCATGTGCCCGACATCCTGGACCAACTTCAGGCCCGCATGCAGACCATCCCCCTGGAGCAGGTCCGCTTCTCTGTCATCCACTTCATCTCCATCCTGACGTCCCAGTGCCTGCTCGGcgtcctcacctacctcctcttccGCCCGCTGCCCTACGACAAGTACACCAGCGCCATCTGGCACTCGCTGGCCCGCGAGGCCAAGTTGGCTGCCGCCACCATGGACTGCCTGGTGGGCAAGCTCAACGCCTACCTGGGCCACGACGAGAAGAGGGAGGCCGGATTCGGCAAGAAACCCCAGGCCACGGGCTCGCCGGAGGCGGTCGCCATCATCTACGCCCTGAACGAGATGGTCTCCAACCCCGAGTCGACCGAGTCAGTGGTCACCCTCTACCCCAAGCTCTTCGGCACCCTGGTCCTCTTCCTCAGCTTCCTGGTCAGCGAGAAGATGGCCGAGGGCCAGGGCAAGAGCTCGTCCAAGAGGAAGAAGCTGAGCCTCCAGCTGCAAAGCCCCCCGCAGGTCAACGTCTGGGACTCCACGGTGGAGACGCTGAAGATGACACTGGTGCGCGGGCGGACGGACGAGGTGGTGGCCCTGATGGAGGACGAGGGGGGCTGGGAGCTGATGAAGAGCGCGGAGGAGCACCAGCGCGGCGTGTCGGTGTTGGCCAGGGCGGCAAGCCGGCACTCCGCCTGCCACCTGCCCGACATTGTCCGCTGCCTGGAGCCCGTCCTGCTGGGCGCTCACGAGCACCAGCGGTTGACGGTGGCGGCTTTCTTCGGCGAGCTGCTGGCACAGCCGGCGCTGCAGGGTCTAAGCATGACCGATAGCCTGGTGGGCAGCCTGCTGCAGGGTCTGGAGGACACCTCGCCCACCGTTCACTGGTTGTCCATGAGGGGCCTGGGTAACGTGGCGCTGGGCTCCCCGCAGAAGATCTCCAAGTACTCGGAGAAGCTGCTGGCCGCCATGGTGTCGGGGCTGGAGGAGAAGGCGGAGCTGGATGACCTGGTGGCACTGGAGGCCATGTCGGGCCTGTCCAAGGTGGTGCGCCAACTGGAGGAGCAGGACGTCAGGAACGTGCTGGGGGGGGTGGTGGCCGCGGTCCAGCCCTTCTTCGAGAACGAGAACGAGAGGCTGCGGGCGGCCGCCTTCGCCGCCTTCGGCAACCTCTCCCGCTTCGCCTGCGACGGGTCGCGCCAGCCCTTCCTGGAGAACGTCCACCACAGCTTGGtcagcctcctcctccacctcaacGACAGCAGCCCCGAGGTGTCGAGGGCCTGCAAGACCGTGCTCCACCTGGTCGGCCCCCACCTCTGCTCCGACGGCATCTGCGCTGTCTTCCAgaccgagctgctggaggaggcccACTCTCGCTACTGGGAGTTCATCGGCCAGCTGACCAAACTGATCGTCAGCGACTTCCCGGATAACGTCAGCCTCTACCTGACGGGCAGCATGTCCTTCTTCAAGAGTATGCTGCCGGAGATCCGGGGGAACGCCGTGATCCTGGCCGGATTCCTCCTCTACAACCTGCCCAAGGACTACGTGGAGACCAGCATGGACGAAAACGTCTGTGTGGCCATCATCATGATGCTTCACGACGTCTCCCCCTGTGTGCGGATCAAGGCCGCCAAAGTGCTGGGCCTCTACCGGGGCTTCTAG